From Vicingus serpentipes, the proteins below share one genomic window:
- a CDS encoding T9SS type B sorting domain-containing protein, whose product MRLYKYIFVLVCLFFQVNLVSGACDFTSSEPVVIIPSGTHNSAVGYTQIYVLTDFNGDIIATSSTGNFGIQNFGSYNAYSINYDNSNAPVIPVVGVNISSINTGCYNISSALPITVCNTSVDSVCENSGNDIVIAMNPNYNFATGYNQILVMVDNATGNIVSIKNLDLITGSATFTTDAVTGELTLGNYTVYAVNYQTPETLATLGLLLGNAWPGTFGAACANSSGGDLIKVESCCGPITFDLDSTDLLCFNDFSGQINVSNINGGTPNYNFSIDNITYQTSTNFSNLDTGNYTVYIRDTLGCLDSSFTQINQPAELDLSFLVDSVRCFGGNTGQISVSLTGGSIPYNFNWSSSLNADSIESNLFAGLDTLNVTDNNGCSIDTIIEVYEPTNLVYSSNIINANCGVADGSIKINMSGGIPNYQYSLDNGVTFLPSDSFPNLSAGLYDVVVEDAKGCQFIIQENIINNGAPVIDSLIVINPLCNGQTGQINVYASGGTGIIQYNLDGGLFQTNNDFTNLIANTYTVNIEDENNCTLDSVVEIIEPSALNSQIQVTDVSCFGLNDGEISVTVSGGTSPYFYSWTSSANTDSTESNLFAGIDTLTVTDNSGCFFDSIITVNEPIDFTVDILVVDSIDCFGSDNGILSASVSPNPNDYQYNWVSPIVLNSPVITDLTTNIYTVVATNILTGCTDTNFIDLIEPEELVLTLDSNQQICIGQTAVLTSNVNGGTGVIGYNWNNGLPNNALQNVSPILTTEYTLNVTDENGCISDTLSVLISVRDSLHIVAFNDTTICEGSQVNISSLANGGDGNYNFNWSNGINTAQFNDSPNNSINYVVTLTDGCGSPAVYDTVKVVVNQLPIASFNRDEVEGCYPVSSAYFANAFDATNQYSWVLSNGDVVSNLDSLVADFNTPGCYDLTLNVTSAEGCVSNSTFLNAICVYDYPVASFESILNDDEFNSTLINFNNLSTGGTIFNWTFDSFGNSDLQDPSFEFPLTDSIGVYEVCLDVENIYGCSNSICDLIDIINEDLFFIPNTFTPDGDNRNDIFIPVISGYDRSNYQFQIFDRWGELIFETDDIDTGWDGVYKGTVVQQDVYVWKITAKKIKTQEIENYIGHVNVLK is encoded by the coding sequence ATGAGATTATACAAATACATATTTGTTCTTGTCTGTTTATTTTTTCAAGTAAACTTAGTTTCTGGAGCATGTGATTTTACTTCTTCAGAACCTGTGGTAATAATACCCTCTGGTACACATAATTCTGCAGTTGGATATACTCAAATTTATGTTTTAACTGATTTTAATGGCGATATAATAGCAACTAGTTCAACAGGAAACTTTGGTATTCAAAATTTTGGAAGTTATAATGCCTACTCAATAAATTATGATAATTCAAATGCTCCTGTAATTCCGGTTGTAGGAGTTAATATTAGTTCAATAAATACAGGTTGTTATAATATTTCTTCAGCTTTACCTATTACTGTTTGTAATACCTCTGTCGATAGTGTTTGTGAAAATTCAGGTAATGATATTGTAATTGCAATGAACCCTAATTATAATTTTGCTACTGGTTATAATCAGATACTGGTTATGGTCGATAATGCAACAGGTAATATTGTTTCAATAAAAAATTTAGATTTAATTACAGGCTCAGCTACTTTTACAACAGATGCTGTAACTGGAGAATTAACACTTGGTAACTATACTGTTTATGCTGTAAACTATCAAACCCCAGAAACATTAGCTACTCTTGGTCTATTGTTGGGTAACGCTTGGCCAGGAACTTTTGGTGCAGCTTGTGCAAATTCATCAGGTGGTGATTTAATAAAAGTAGAATCTTGTTGTGGTCCTATTACATTCGATTTAGATTCAACTGATTTATTATGCTTTAATGATTTTTCAGGGCAAATTAATGTCTCAAATATTAATGGAGGTACGCCTAATTATAATTTTAGTATTGATAATATAACTTACCAGACGAGTACAAACTTTTCTAATCTTGACACCGGGAACTATACAGTTTACATTAGAGATACATTAGGTTGTTTAGATTCTAGTTTTACTCAAATAAATCAACCTGCTGAATTAGATTTATCATTTTTAGTTGATTCCGTAAGATGTTTTGGTGGTAATACAGGTCAAATTTCGGTTTCATTAACAGGAGGTTCAATACCTTATAATTTTAATTGGAGTTCATCATTAAATGCAGATAGTATTGAATCAAATTTATTTGCCGGCTTGGATACTTTAAATGTTACCGATAATAATGGTTGCTCTATAGATACTATTATTGAAGTTTATGAACCAACAAATCTAGTTTACTCATCAAATATTATAAATGCTAATTGCGGTGTTGCTGATGGTAGTATTAAAATTAATATGTCAGGAGGTATTCCAAACTATCAATATAGTTTAGACAATGGAGTAACTTTTTTACCTTCAGATTCTTTTCCAAATTTATCTGCTGGTCTTTATGATGTAGTAGTTGAAGATGCAAAAGGTTGTCAATTTATTATTCAGGAAAATATAATAAATAATGGAGCACCAGTTATTGATAGTTTAATTGTTATCAATCCATTGTGTAATGGCCAAACAGGTCAAATTAATGTTTATGCATCTGGAGGTACCGGAATTATTCAATATAATTTAGATGGAGGTTTGTTTCAAACAAATAATGATTTTACAAATTTAATTGCAAATACATATACTGTTAATATTGAAGATGAGAACAATTGCACATTAGATTCAGTTGTTGAAATAATAGAGCCATCAGCTTTAAATTCTCAAATACAAGTAACTGATGTTTCCTGCTTTGGTTTAAACGATGGAGAAATATCTGTTACAGTTTCTGGTGGTACTTCTCCTTATTTTTATAGTTGGACTTCATCTGCAAATACGGATAGTACTGAATCAAATTTATTTGCAGGTATTGATACATTAACAGTTACAGATAATAGCGGTTGTTTTTTCGATTCAATAATTACTGTTAATGAACCAATTGATTTTACTGTAGATATTTTAGTTGTCGATTCAATTGATTGTTTTGGAAGTGATAATGGAATCCTTTCAGCCTCAGTATCACCAAATCCAAATGATTATCAATATAATTGGGTCTCACCTATAGTATTAAATAGTCCAGTAATAACAGATCTTACAACAAATATATATACTGTTGTAGCAACTAATATTTTAACTGGTTGTACCGATACTAATTTTATTGATTTAATTGAACCTGAAGAGTTAGTTTTAACTCTGGATTCTAATCAGCAAATTTGTATTGGTCAAACTGCAGTACTTACTTCTAATGTAAATGGTGGAACAGGTGTTATTGGGTATAATTGGAATAATGGGTTACCAAATAATGCTTTGCAAAATGTATCTCCAATTTTAACTACAGAATATACACTAAATGTAACAGATGAAAATGGATGTATTTCTGATACACTTTCTGTATTAATTAGTGTTAGAGATTCATTACATATTGTAGCCTTTAATGATACTACAATATGTGAAGGTAGTCAAGTTAATATTAGCTCTCTTGCAAATGGAGGAGACGGTAATTATAACTTTAACTGGAGCAATGGAATTAACACTGCTCAATTTAATGATTCGCCTAACAACTCAATTAATTACGTAGTAACATTAACTGATGGTTGTGGATCTCCAGCTGTTTATGATACAGTTAAAGTTGTGGTAAATCAATTGCCAATTGCTTCATTCAATAGAGATGAAGTAGAGGGATGTTATCCAGTTTCTTCAGCTTATTTTGCAAACGCGTTTGATGCTACAAATCAATATAGCTGGGTGTTATCAAATGGAGATGTAGTTTCAAATTTAGATTCACTTGTAGCTGATTTTAATACTCCTGGCTGTTATGATTTAACATTAAATGTTACAAGCGCAGAAGGTTGTGTTTCTAATTCCACTTTCTTAAATGCAATTTGTGTATATGATTATCCTGTTGCCAGTTTTGAGTCTATTTTAAATGATGATGAGTTTAATAGCACGCTTATTAACTTTAATAATCTTTCAACAGGAGGAACAATTTTTAATTGGACATTTGATAGTTTTGGAAACTCAGATTTACAGGATCCTTCTTTTGAATTTCCTTTAACAGACAGTATAGGTGTTTATGAAGTTTGTTTAGATGTTGAAAATATTTACGGATGTAGTAATTCAATCTGTGATCTTATTGATATTATAAATGAAGATTTGTTCTTTATACCTAATACTTTTACTCCTGATGGAGACAATAGAAATGACATATTTATTCCTGTTATTTCAGGTTATGACCGTTCTAATTATCAATTCCAGATTTTTGATAGATGGGGTGAGTTAATTTTTGAAACAGATGATATTGATACTGGATGGGATGGAGTTTATAAAGGTACGGTGGTTCAACAAGATGTTTATGTTTGGAAAATCACAGCAAAAAAAATAAAAACACAAGAAATAGAGAATTATATAGGTCATGTTAATGTTCTAAAATAG
- a CDS encoding branched-chain amino acid transaminase, which translates to MYYNENTTVFLNGKWLKASEAKTDLYAQTLHYGNGVFEGIRSYDTEDGVQVFKAKEHYERLLYSAQKMHINMNYTVEELTSLTYELLEKNNLKDAYIRPLVYLGANMSLQPTEEVNVFLCAWEWGKYLGNDLLNLMTSSYQRPNPKSCHVEAKVVGHYTNSILATTEAKSKGFDEALLLDAKGNVAEGPGANFFYEKDGVIYTSPLGNILPGITRSTVIGLAKELNFKVVEKYFTPEEVKGADGAFFTGTAAEVAGIASLDGVNFKMKWEDTMGSELARMYKHRVSSREYKSFDLV; encoded by the coding sequence ATGTATTACAACGAAAACACAACAGTATTCTTAAATGGAAAATGGTTAAAAGCATCAGAAGCTAAAACTGATTTATATGCTCAAACATTACACTACGGTAATGGTGTGTTTGAAGGTATTAGATCTTATGATACCGAAGATGGTGTTCAAGTTTTTAAAGCCAAAGAACATTACGAAAGATTACTATATTCTGCACAAAAAATGCACATTAATATGAATTATACTGTTGAGGAATTAACTTCACTTACTTACGAATTGTTAGAGAAAAATAATTTAAAAGATGCCTATATTCGTCCTTTAGTTTATCTAGGAGCAAATATGAGTTTACAGCCAACTGAAGAAGTAAATGTGTTTTTGTGTGCATGGGAATGGGGTAAATATTTAGGTAATGATTTATTAAACTTAATGACTTCTTCATATCAACGCCCAAATCCTAAATCTTGCCATGTAGAAGCAAAAGTGGTTGGTCATTATACAAATTCTATATTAGCAACTACTGAAGCAAAAAGTAAAGGTTTTGATGAAGCATTATTATTAGATGCAAAAGGAAATGTGGCTGAAGGACCAGGAGCAAACTTTTTTTATGAAAAAGATGGTGTAATTTACACGTCACCTTTAGGAAATATTTTACCAGGAATAACAAGATCTACAGTAATAGGATTGGCTAAAGAGTTAAATTTTAAAGTGGTTGAAAAATATTTTACACCAGAAGAAGTAAAAGGAGCTGATGGAGCTTTCTTTACAGGGACTGCAGCAGAAGTTGCAGGAATAGCTTCTTTAGATGGTGTTAATTTTAAAATGAAATGGGAAGATACTATGGGCTCTGAATTAGCTAGAATGTATAAGCACAGAGTATCTTCAAGAGAATATAAAAGTTTTGATTTAGTATAA
- the ilvD gene encoding dihydroxy-acid dehydratase, with protein sequence MELNKFSKRVSQDDTQPAAQAMLHAIGLTKEDFTKPFVGVGSTGYEGNPCNMHLNGLALHVKKGINKANGVGLVFNTIGVSDGISMGTPGMRYSLPSRDVIADSMETVVEGMSYDGLVTVVGCDKNMPGALIAMLRLNRPSILVYGGTVDSGSCHGKKLDIVSSFEAWGAKMAGTMDEKEFQEIIENAVPGAGACGGMYTANTMASAIEALGMALPYNSSNPALSADKEKESYNAGSQVVELLKLDLKPSDIVNKKSIENAITLVTVLGGSTNAVLHFLAIADAAQVDFTLEDFKRISDQTPFLADLKPSGKYLMEDVHKIGGTPAVLKYLLNKGMLHGDCLTVTGKTLAENLAEVPDLLENQDVIRPLENPLKETGHIRILEGNIALDGSVAKITGKEGLKFTGTAKVYNGEYEANDGIRNGEVKKGDVVVIRYEGPKGGPGMPEMLKPTAAIMGAGLGQDVALITDGRFSGGTHGFVVGHITPEAQIGGNIALLKDGDVITIDAELNTINVDLTDEQLAERRNNWIAPELKVKRGVLYKYAKTVSSASLGCVTDKF encoded by the coding sequence ATGGAACTAAATAAGTTTAGTAAAAGAGTATCTCAAGATGATACACAACCAGCAGCGCAAGCCATGTTGCATGCAATAGGTTTAACAAAAGAAGATTTTACAAAACCCTTTGTTGGAGTTGGCAGTACAGGTTATGAAGGAAATCCTTGTAACATGCATTTAAACGGATTAGCTCTTCATGTTAAAAAAGGTATAAATAAAGCAAATGGAGTAGGCTTAGTTTTTAATACTATAGGTGTGAGCGATGGAATATCTATGGGAACTCCTGGCATGCGTTATTCTTTGCCTTCAAGAGATGTAATTGCAGATTCAATGGAAACTGTAGTTGAAGGGATGAGTTATGATGGATTAGTAACTGTTGTTGGGTGTGATAAAAATATGCCTGGAGCTCTAATTGCGATGTTAAGATTAAATCGTCCTTCTATTTTGGTTTATGGTGGCACAGTAGATTCAGGAAGTTGTCATGGGAAAAAATTAGATATTGTTTCTTCATTTGAAGCATGGGGAGCAAAGATGGCAGGAACAATGGATGAAAAAGAATTTCAAGAAATTATAGAAAATGCAGTACCTGGAGCTGGTGCTTGCGGTGGAATGTATACTGCAAACACAATGGCTTCGGCAATTGAAGCACTAGGTATGGCTTTACCTTATAATTCTTCAAACCCTGCTTTAAGTGCTGATAAAGAAAAAGAAAGTTATAATGCAGGAAGTCAGGTAGTAGAATTGTTAAAATTAGATTTGAAGCCTTCAGATATAGTAAATAAAAAATCGATTGAAAATGCTATTACATTAGTAACAGTGTTAGGAGGTTCAACTAATGCTGTGTTACATTTTTTAGCAATTGCTGATGCTGCTCAAGTAGATTTTACGTTAGAAGATTTTAAAAGAATAAGTGATCAAACACCATTCTTGGCTGATTTAAAACCAAGTGGAAAGTATCTTATGGAAGATGTGCATAAAATAGGAGGTACACCGGCTGTTTTAAAATATTTATTAAACAAAGGGATGCTTCATGGTGATTGTCTTACGGTAACTGGAAAAACATTAGCTGAAAATTTAGCGGAAGTTCCAGATTTATTGGAAAATCAAGATGTTATTCGTCCGCTTGAAAATCCTTTAAAAGAAACAGGCCATATTAGAATTTTAGAAGGAAATATTGCTTTAGATGGTTCGGTAGCAAAAATAACAGGTAAAGAAGGCTTGAAATTTACTGGTACTGCTAAAGTTTATAATGGAGAATATGAAGCAAATGATGGGATAAGAAATGGCGAGGTAAAAAAAGGTGATGTTGTGGTTATAAGATATGAAGGACCAAAAGGAGGACCAGGAATGCCAGAAATGTTAAAACCTACAGCTGCAATAATGGGAGCAGGCTTAGGTCAAGATGTGGCACTAATTACTGATGGCCGTTTTTCTGGTGGTACTCATGGTTTCGTTGTAGGACACATTACACCTGAAGCACAGATTGGAGGTAATATAGCTTTATTAAAAGATGGCGATGTGATTACAATAGATGCTGAATTGAATACGATAAATGTTGATTTAACGGATGAACAATTAGCTGAAAGAAGAAATAATTGGATAGCACCTGAACTTAAAGTAAAAAGAGGTGTTTTATACAAATATGCAAAAACTGTTTCATCAGCATCTTTAGGGTGTGTTACCGATAAATTTTAA
- the ilvB gene encoding biosynthetic-type acetolactate synthase large subunit, with protein MEDLKVEKKKTKLKISGAEAVVKCLLAEGVDLMFGYPGGAIMPVYDALYDYQDKLNHVLTRHEQGAIHSAQGYARSSGKVGVCIATSGPGATNLITGIADAQIDSTPLVCITGQVHSHLLGTDAFQETDVVGISMPVTKWNCQVTKAEDIPAALAKAFYIARSGRPGPVLVDITKDAQFGEFEFHYEKCNQVRSYVAKPKVDLASVKAAADLINQAKKPFVLFGQGVILAEAEEEFKAFIEKAGLPSAWTIMGLSALATNHPLNIGMLGMHGNYAPNVLTNECDVLIAVGMRFDDRVTGNLEKYAKQAKVVHLEIDPAEIDKNVKSTVAVLGDCKESLKELTKLVDKKTHLNWLNKFYELREIEKTKVIDAETNPTDGELTMGEVISRINEVTKGEAIVVTDVGQHQMIACRYAAFNQTKSMITSGGLGTMGFCLPAAIGAKFGAPNRQVIGVIGDGGFQMTIQELGTIFQTKIDVKLLILNNEFLGMVRQWQDLFFDKRYSSTEMVNPDFQTIAKGYGLATNKVDKRSLLDDAIKEMLNHKGSYLLEVMVGKENNVFPMVPTGASVSEIRLD; from the coding sequence ATGGAAGATTTAAAAGTTGAAAAAAAGAAGACAAAACTTAAAATAAGTGGAGCTGAAGCTGTTGTAAAGTGTTTGCTAGCTGAAGGTGTTGATTTAATGTTTGGATATCCTGGCGGAGCAATTATGCCAGTTTACGATGCTCTTTACGATTATCAAGATAAATTAAATCACGTTTTAACAAGACATGAACAAGGGGCTATTCACTCAGCTCAAGGTTATGCTCGTTCTTCAGGTAAAGTTGGTGTTTGTATAGCTACATCAGGACCCGGAGCGACTAATTTAATAACGGGAATAGCTGATGCTCAAATTGATTCTACTCCTTTAGTCTGTATTACAGGTCAAGTTCACTCACATTTATTAGGTACTGATGCATTTCAAGAAACTGATGTTGTAGGTATATCAATGCCTGTAACAAAATGGAACTGTCAAGTTACTAAAGCAGAAGATATACCAGCAGCTTTAGCTAAAGCATTTTATATCGCTCGTTCAGGAAGACCTGGACCTGTTTTAGTTGACATAACTAAAGATGCTCAGTTTGGCGAATTTGAGTTTCACTATGAGAAATGTAATCAAGTAAGAAGCTATGTAGCTAAACCAAAAGTAGATTTAGCAAGTGTTAAAGCAGCAGCAGATTTAATAAATCAAGCAAAAAAGCCTTTTGTATTATTTGGTCAAGGAGTTATTTTAGCTGAAGCTGAGGAAGAATTTAAAGCGTTTATCGAAAAAGCTGGATTACCTTCAGCATGGACTATTATGGGGTTATCTGCATTAGCAACAAATCACCCTTTAAATATTGGTATGTTGGGGATGCATGGTAATTATGCACCAAATGTTTTAACTAACGAATGTGATGTTTTAATTGCTGTAGGAATGCGATTTGATGACAGGGTTACTGGAAATTTAGAAAAGTATGCTAAACAAGCAAAAGTTGTTCATTTGGAGATTGACCCTGCTGAAATCGACAAAAATGTAAAAAGTACTGTTGCAGTTTTAGGTGATTGTAAAGAATCGCTTAAGGAACTTACTAAATTAGTAGATAAAAAAACACATCTAAATTGGCTAAATAAATTTTATGAGTTAAGAGAAATTGAAAAAACGAAAGTAATAGATGCTGAAACTAACCCAACTGATGGAGAATTAACTATGGGGGAGGTTATTTCAAGAATAAATGAAGTAACTAAAGGAGAAGCAATAGTTGTTACAGATGTAGGACAACACCAAATGATTGCGTGTAGATATGCAGCTTTTAATCAAACCAAAAGCATGATAACTTCTGGAGGGTTAGGTACAATGGGCTTTTGTTTACCAGCAGCAATAGGAGCTAAATTTGGTGCACCAAATAGGCAAGTAATAGGTGTTATTGGCGATGGTGGATTTCAAATGACAATTCAAGAATTAGGGACTATATTTCAAACTAAAATAGATGTTAAGCTATTAATCCTAAATAATGAGTTTTTAGGAATGGTTCGTCAATGGCAAGATTTATTTTTTGATAAACGCTATTCTTCAACTGAAATGGTTAATCCTGACTTCCAAACAATAGCAAAAGGATATGGTTTGGCTACTAATAAAGTTGATAAAAGATCATTATTAGATGATGCAATAAAGGAAATGTTGAATCATAAAGGATCTTACCTTTTAGAAGTAATGGTTGGAAAAGAAAATAATGTATTTCCAATGGTTCCTACAGGAGCTTCAGTGTCAGAAATACGTTTAGATTAA
- the ilvN gene encoding acetolactate synthase small subunit has product MSKTQFTISVFTEDQIGLLNRVSIIFTRRHINIESIAASESEIKGIHRYTIVITEEEELVIKVVKQLDKQVDVVRAFYHTNEEVVFQEIALYKVATNVLAAGGNAEKIVRKHNARFLTVEPAFTIIEKTGHKEETQLLFDELAPYGILEFVRSGRVAITKPMKELREYLNELEIASANK; this is encoded by the coding sequence ATGAGTAAAACACAATTTACAATATCTGTTTTTACAGAAGATCAGATTGGATTATTAAATAGAGTAAGTATAATATTTACAAGAAGGCATATAAATATTGAAAGTATAGCTGCTTCTGAGAGTGAAATTAAAGGAATACACCGTTATACAATTGTAATTACAGAGGAAGAAGAATTAGTAATTAAGGTAGTAAAGCAATTAGATAAGCAAGTTGATGTTGTGAGAGCTTTTTACCATACAAATGAAGAAGTTGTATTTCAAGAAATAGCATTGTATAAAGTAGCTACAAATGTTTTAGCGGCTGGAGGAAATGCGGAGAAAATTGTACGAAAACATAATGCTAGATTTTTAACTGTAGAACCAGCATTTACAATTATTGAAAAAACTGGACATAAAGAAGAAACTCAGCTATTATTTGACGAATTAGCACCTTACGGCATTTTAGAATTTGTCAGGTCAGGGAGAGTGGCTATAACAAAACCAATGAAAGAATTAAGGGAATATTTAAACGA